In Candidatus Sericytochromatia bacterium, the sequence CAAGGCCGCGTCGGCCCGCCCGAGCGCGGAGATGAACTGGTCCATGATGCCGCACTGGACGCCGATGAAGCGGTTCTCGGCCTTTTGCGCCAGCAAGGCCAGTTGCTTGGGCGCCACCCCGGTCGCCATCATCTCGTTGACCAGGGTCCCGACCGCCACCTCGTAGGCGGCGGAAGAGCTCAGGCCCGCTCCCTGCGGCACGTTGCCGGCGATCACCGCGTCGAAGGCGCGCACCTTGAAGGCGCACGCCTGCCAGATCGACAGCATGCCCCGCATGTAGTCCACCCAGGGATGTTCCTCGCTGCGCACCAGCTGGTCCAGCGAGAAGCGGTCCTCGGCCTCGTACTCCAGCGACCAGACCCGCACCTCGCGGTCGAGCCGATCGGCCTTCGGCGTGGCGGCGATGATCATCTCCCGGTCGATCGCGGCGGGAAAGACGAAGCCGCCGTTGTAATCGGTGTGTTCTCCGATCAGGTTGACCCGTCCCGGCGCCCGCACCAGGTACTCGGGCGGGGCGCCGTAGCGCGCCACGAAGGCGTCCACGACGGCTTGCGCGCGCGGGGGGAGCGTCGCCTGGCCCGTCATGCCTGCCCCCCCAGTTGCGGCGCCAGCGCCCGCAGCTCGGCCGCCTTTTCTTCCGGCAAGGTGTCGTTGATGAAAGTGCCGGCCCCGCTCTCGCAGCCGGCCAGGTACTTCAGCTTCTCGCGCGTGCGCAGCGGCGGGTAGAACTCCAGCCGGAAGTGGCTGCCGGGCCGCTCCACCCCATCGGTCGGCGCCTGCTGCATCACCATGATGTAGGGCATCGACATCTCCCACAGGCCGTCGTACTTGCGCAGCACGGCATGCAGCACCTCGGCGAAGGCCCGGTCGTCGGCGGCGGAGAAGGCACTCAGCGAAGGCAGATGCGCCTTGGCATAGAGGTGCACCTCGTAGGGATAGCGTGCGTAGAAGGGCACCAGCGCCACGAAACGTTCGTTCTCGGCCACGATGCGCCTCCCGTCGGCACATTCGCCGGCCAGGATGTCGCAATGCAGGCAGCGGCCCGTGGCGGCGTGGTGGGCCGCCTCGCTCGCCACCGAGCGCTCCAGGCGCGGCGGCAGGTACGAGAAGGCGTAGATCTGCCCGTGCGGATGGTGCAGCGTGACGCCGATGGCGGTGCCCTTGTTCTCGAAGATGAACACGTAGTCGATCTCGGGGCGAGCGCCGAGTTCCTCGTAGCGATCGCGCCAGACCCGCGTGAGACGGACCAGGTCGTCCTGCGAGGCCTCCGCCAGGGTCGCGTTGTGCCGGGCGCTGTAAAGCACCACCTCGCAAACACCCTGCGCCGGGCGCACCGGCATCAGTTCGCTGCCGTCCACCGCCGGCTCGGGCGGGGCGGCGTGAAAGCTGGGGAACTTGTTGTCGAAGACCACGAACTGATAGTCCTCGGCCGGGACCTCCGTGGGAAAGCCGCCCGCCTTGGTCGGACAGAGCGGGCAGTAGTCCGGCGGAGGCAAGAAGGTGCGGTCCTGACGGTGCGTGGCCGTCACCACCCACTCCCGCAGGACCGGATTCCAACGCAGTTCAGACACGGTCAGCGCACCTCGGCCGGACTGGCGTAGCCGTTGGGGTGTCGCTGATGCCAGGCCCAGGCGTCCGCGATGATCGTCTCGATCGCCGGCTTCACCGGGTTCCAGCCCAGTTCCTCGCGAATCCGCGCGCTGCTGGCCACCAGCACGGCCGGGTCGCCTGCCCGTCGCGGCATCACGCGCGCCGGGATGGCATGCCCCGTCACGGCCCTGGCCGCTTCGACCACCTGTTTCACGGAGAAGCCGGTTCCGTTGCCGAGGTTGTAGGTCACGCTGCGCTCGCCGAGCACCCCGAGCGCCTTGATGTGGGCATCGGCCAGGTCCTCGACGTGGATGTAGTCGCGCACGCAAGTGCCGTCCGGGGTGGGATAGTCGTCGCCGAACATCCCGATGAACTCGCGCCGTCCCTGGGCCACCTGCAGGATCAGCGGGATCAGGTGGGTCTCGGGGTCGTGGTCCTCGCCCACCCGCTCGCTGGCGCCACAGGCATTGAAATAGCGCAGCGCGGCGTAACGCAGCCCATAGGCCCGTTCATACCATTTCAGCGCCTTCTCGAAGGCCAGTTTGCTCTCGCCATAGGGGTTGGTCGGCGCGTGGGGGAAGTCCTCTTCAATCGGCCAGCGCGTCGGCTCCCCGTAGACCGCCGCCGTCGAGGAGAAGACCAGCTTGGTCACACCGGCGTCGCGCATGGCATCCAGCAACACCAGGCCCTTGGCCACGTTGTTCTGGAAGTAGCGGGCCGGATGCTCCACGCTCTCACCGACCAGGCTGAGGGCCGCGAAGTGCATGACCGCGTCGATGGCGTGGGCCTGGAAGACCGCGTCGAGGGCCTGGCGATCGCCCATATCGCCCTGATAGAACGGCACCTCGGGCGGCACGGCGGCCCGGTGCCCCTTGGTCAGGTTGTCGAAGACGATCGGGCTCAGCCCGGCCGCCCGCAGACGCTCCACCGTGACGGAGCCGATATAGCCGGCTCCCCCGACCACCAACACGTTCATGCGATCCTCCTTGCGTTCACGCGTCCACGGCGGGCGCGGCAGGGGGCGGCGCGCCGGCGTCGCCAGGGGCTTCGAATTCGTAAAACGTCACGCGACGACCGTCGTCCTCGCGACGGACCTCGCGCTTGTGCATGACTTCCGGATGGGGGGCGTCCACGGTCGGCTTCCTCGTCTCGATGATCGGTTCCGGCTGGGGCGGTGGGTTCATGACTCGCGTCTTCACTGGAGCGGGGCTTCTCGGTCGAGCAATCTGTTCAGGACAGCTTCAATTCGAGTTGCCAGGCCTTGCGACCTTGCGGGGGCAGCATGGCGTATTCTCGATAATGCCGCACGGCCAGCGCCAGGTCGTCCTGCGCGCCGATGCACGGTTCGATCGCCAGATTGAAGTAGGGCGACACGCCGGGAACCCCCGACCACCCCCCGAAATTCAACCACAGGCCCATGTGGGTGACCTCGGTCGGGTCGAACTGCATGCGCAGCTCGGAGCCCAGGAAGATGTCCTGCAAAGCCACGTAGCCCAGGTTCGGCGCCTTGCCCCAGAGCTTGACCGCCAGCCCGGTGGCGGTATCCGGCACGACCGACAGGTCCCACTGCCGCCCATCGACATCGTTCACGAGCGGCCACGGCACCGAGCGTCCCAGGCGTCCGAAGCGGTCCTGCGCCGACCCGTAGACCATCATCTCGCGGCTGGGCAGGATCACCTTCATACCGGGCGTGATGTTGAAGACCGGGTGGCTGCTCCAGATGAAGGGGAAGGGATAGGGCGACAGGTTCACCACGTTGTAGGTCAGGCGCAGCGAGGGTTCTCCTCCCACCATCCACAGCGAGCGCTCGAAGCGGTAGGGGAAGCGCACGCCGTGGGTGTGCAGGCGCACCTCGATCTGCGAGCCGTCGCAGTGCGTGTCGGCTTTCCAGGGCAGCGACCAGACCTCCCCGTGGTCGGGAATCTCGGTGCCATCCCAGGGGCCCCCCGGAAAGCGCGTCGCCGCCACGCTGGGAAAACATTCGTCGAAGCCGCCCAGGTCGTGCGCCGCCACGTAAGACGCCCCGTAATCCGGCACTTTCGGTTCGAGCGCCGGGTTGCGCCACATCCACTCGCGCATGGTCGGCAGGTGGACCAGGCTGGCGATCTTGCCGCCGAGGGCCGGCACCACCGTGCATCGCAGCATGCCGTTTTCGAGCATGACCGCATCGAAGCCGCGCCAGGTGATCTTCTCGAGGCGACAGGAGGCTGCGGAGCGAACCAAGCGA encodes:
- the galT gene encoding galactose-1-phosphate uridylyltransferase, whose translation is MSELRWNPVLREWVVTATHRQDRTFLPPPDYCPLCPTKAGGFPTEVPAEDYQFVVFDNKFPSFHAAPPEPAVDGSELMPVRPAQGVCEVVLYSARHNATLAEASQDDLVRLTRVWRDRYEELGARPEIDYVFIFENKGTAIGVTLHHPHGQIYAFSYLPPRLERSVASEAAHHAATGRCLHCDILAGECADGRRIVAENERFVALVPFYARYPYEVHLYAKAHLPSLSAFSAADDRAFAEVLHAVLRKYDGLWEMSMPYIMVMQQAPTDGVERPGSHFRLEFYPPLRTREKLKYLAGCESGAGTFINDTLPEEKAAELRALAPQLGGQA
- the galE gene encoding UDP-glucose 4-epimerase GalE codes for the protein MNVLVVGGAGYIGSVTVERLRAAGLSPIVFDNLTKGHRAAVPPEVPFYQGDMGDRQALDAVFQAHAIDAVMHFAALSLVGESVEHPARYFQNNVAKGLVLLDAMRDAGVTKLVFSSTAAVYGEPTRWPIEEDFPHAPTNPYGESKLAFEKALKWYERAYGLRYAALRYFNACGASERVGEDHDPETHLIPLILQVAQGRREFIGMFGDDYPTPDGTCVRDYIHVEDLADAHIKALGVLGERSVTYNLGNGTGFSVKQVVEAARAVTGHAIPARVMPRRAGDPAVLVASSARIREELGWNPVKPAIETIIADAWAWHQRHPNGYASPAEVR